A genome region from Megalobrama amblycephala isolate DHTTF-2021 linkage group LG16, ASM1881202v1, whole genome shotgun sequence includes the following:
- the LOC125248328 gene encoding E3 ubiquitin/ISG15 ligase TRIM25-like isoform X1: MAESAVSQYVDQFSCPVCLDPLKEPVTIPCGHSYCMSCITDCWGQKEQGPPYRCPQCRESFSQRPLLKKNTLIAEMMETLQKTSLQTAAVECDVCTTEKNRAVKSCLQCLASFCQTHLQLHYESPAFMKHKLVEASRNIQENICLSHGKLLEIYCRDDRQCICCLCINNHNDHNTVSVDSEWTSKKKELKEIKVACQKQIQERERGQRELREAVKYFKSSALETMEDIEKVFTELICSLEKKRSEIKEQIRAQEKTEIGRAEELHKHLDQELTELRKRQADIEELLNTEDQIQCLKSCQSVCVLPSFEDVPSFTQHTHLSFKDISISAFKEVLEDACQQQTARISREVSNVHVAQTPEPKTPNTFWQYFCQLQLDLNTAHKEIKLSEENRKMSYSDKAQPYPDHPEQFDNFHYILCREGLCDCCYWEVECSGDIWAVAVCYKGIGRKGRSNDCRLGSNQKSWRLSRYQQNVHFLYNNIEVSIPAVCSSRIGVYLDHRAGTLSFYSVSDTMILLHRVQTTFTEPLYPAFLAGKGSSVRIIKSRV, encoded by the exons ATGGCAGAGTCTGCAGTGAGTCAGTATGTGGATCAGTTCAGCTGTCCAGTCTGTTTGGATCCTCTGAAGGAGCCGGTGACgattccctgtggacacagttactgtatgaGCTGTATTACTGACTGCTGGGGCCAGAAGGAGCAGGGGCCGCCGTACCGCTGTCCCCAATGCAGAGAGAGCTTCAGTCAGAGACCTCTACTGAAGAAGAACACTCTGATAGCTGAGATGATGGAGACGCTGCAGAAGACGTCCCTACAAACGGCTGCTGTGGAGTGTGATGTTTGCACTACAGAGAAGAACAGAGCTGTAAAGTCCTGTCTGCAGTGCTTGGCCTCCTTCTGTCAAACTCACCTGCAGCTTCACTATGAATCTCCTGCGTTTATGAAGCACAAACTAGTCGAAGCTTCCAGAAACATTCAGGAGAACATCTGCCTCAGTCATGGGAAACTTCTGGAGATTTACTGCCGGGATGATCGTCAATgcatttgttgtttgtgtattaataatcataatgaccACAACACAGTGTCTGTGGATTCAGAATGGACTAGTAAAAAG AAAGAGTTAAAGGAGATAAAGGTGGCGTGTCAGAAGCAGATCCAGGAGCGAGAGAGAGGTCAGCGGGAACTCAGAGAAGCTGTGAAgtattttaaa AGTTCAGCTCTAGAGACCATGGAGGACATTGAGAAggtcttcactgagctcatctgCTCTCTTGAGAAGAAACGCTCTGAGATTAAAGAGCAGATCAGAGCTCAGGAGAAGACTGAGATAGGTCGAGCAGAGGAACTTCACAAACATCTGGATCAAGAGCTGACAGAACTCAGAAAAAGACAAGCAGATATTGAGGAACTTCTGAATACTGAAGACCAAATCCAGTGTCTGAAG AGCTgtcagtctgtgtgtgttttacctTCATTTGAAGACGTTCCCAGCTTTACTCAACACACTCATCtgtcttttaaagacatttcaaTCTCAGCGTTTAAGGAGGTTTTGGAGGATGCCTGTCAACAGCAAACAGCCAGAATATCTCGAGAAG TGTCAAATGTTCATGTTGCACAGACTCCAGAACCAAAGACTCCAAATACATTTTGGCAAT ATTTCTGTCAGCTGCAACTGGATCTGAACACTGCACATAAAGAAATCAAACTGTcagaagagaacagaaaaatGTCATATTCAGATAAAGCtcagccgtatcctgatcacccagagcaatttgataattttcattaCATCTTGTGCCGGGAGGGTTTGTGTGATTGCTGTTACTGGGAGGTCGAGTGCAGTGGGGACATTTGGGCTGTAGCAGTTTGTTACAAAGGAATTGGGCGTAAAGGGAGAAGTAATGACTGTAGACTTGGCAGCAACCAAAAATCATGGAGATTATCCCGCTATCAACAGAATGTCCATTtcctatataataatatagaaGTCTCAATCCCTGCTGTCTGCTCCtctagaataggagtgtatctGGATCACagagcaggaactctgtccttctacagcgtctctgacacaATGATTCTCCTTCACAGAGTCCAGACCACTTTCACTGAACCCTTATACCCTGCTTTTCTAGCTGGAAAAGGTTCATCTGTCAGGATCATAAAGAGCagagtttaa
- the LOC125248328 gene encoding E3 ubiquitin/ISG15 ligase TRIM25-like isoform X2, translating into MAESAVSQYVDQFSCPVCLDPLKEPVTIPCGHSYCMSCITDCWGQKEQGPPYRCPQCRESFSQRPLLKKNTLIAEMMETLQKTSLQTAAVECDVCTTEKNRAVKSCLQCLASFCQTHLQLHYESPAFMKHKLVEASRNIQENICLSHGKLLEIYCRDDRQCICCLCINNHNDHNTVSVDSEWTSKKKELKEIKVACQKQIQERERGQRELREAVKYFKSSALETMEDIEKVFTELICSLEKKRSEIKEQIRAQEKTEIGRAEELHKHLDQELTELRKRQADIEELLNTEDQIQCLKSCQSVCVLPSFEDVPSFTQHTHLSFKDISISAFKEVLEDACQQQTARISREVSNVHVAQTPEPKTPNTFWQYFCQLQLDLNTAHKEIKLSEENRKMSYSDKAQPYPDHPEQFDNFHYILCREGLCDCCYWEVECSGDIWAVAVCYKGIGRKGRSNDCRLGSNQKSWRLSRYQQNVHFLYNNIEVSIPAVCSSRIGVYLDHRAGTLSFYSVSDTMTLLHRVQTTFTEPLYPAFLNGIGSSVIGELG; encoded by the exons ATGGCAGAGTCTGCAGTGAGTCAGTATGTGGATCAGTTCAGCTGTCCAGTCTGTTTGGATCCTCTGAAGGAGCCGGTGACgattccctgtggacacagttactgtatgaGCTGTATTACTGACTGCTGGGGCCAGAAGGAGCAGGGGCCGCCGTACCGCTGTCCCCAATGCAGAGAGAGCTTCAGTCAGAGACCTCTACTGAAGAAGAACACTCTGATAGCTGAGATGATGGAGACGCTGCAGAAGACGTCCCTACAAACGGCTGCTGTGGAGTGTGATGTTTGCACTACAGAGAAGAACAGAGCTGTAAAGTCCTGTCTGCAGTGCTTGGCCTCCTTCTGTCAAACTCACCTGCAGCTTCACTATGAATCTCCTGCGTTTATGAAGCACAAACTAGTCGAAGCTTCCAGAAACATTCAGGAGAACATCTGCCTCAGTCATGGGAAACTTCTGGAGATTTACTGCCGGGATGATCGTCAATgcatttgttgtttgtgtattaataatcataatgaccACAACACAGTGTCTGTGGATTCAGAATGGACTAGTAAAAAG AAAGAGTTAAAGGAGATAAAGGTGGCGTGTCAGAAGCAGATCCAGGAGCGAGAGAGAGGTCAGCGGGAACTCAGAGAAGCTGTGAAgtattttaaa AGTTCAGCTCTAGAGACCATGGAGGACATTGAGAAggtcttcactgagctcatctgCTCTCTTGAGAAGAAACGCTCTGAGATTAAAGAGCAGATCAGAGCTCAGGAGAAGACTGAGATAGGTCGAGCAGAGGAACTTCACAAACATCTGGATCAAGAGCTGACAGAACTCAGAAAAAGACAAGCAGATATTGAGGAACTTCTGAATACTGAAGACCAAATCCAGTGTCTGAAG AGCTgtcagtctgtgtgtgttttacctTCATTTGAAGACGTTCCCAGCTTTACTCAACACACTCATCtgtcttttaaagacatttcaaTCTCAGCGTTTAAGGAGGTTTTGGAGGATGCCTGTCAACAGCAAACAGCCAGAATATCTCGAGAAG TGTCAAATGTTCATGTTGCACAGACTCCAGAACCAAAGACTCCAAATACATTTTGGCAAT ATTTCTGTCAGCTGCAACTGGATCTGAACACTGCACATAAAGAAATCAAACTGTcagaagagaacagaaaaatGTCATATTCAGATAAAGCtcagccgtatcctgatcacccagagcaatttgataattttcattaCATCTTGTGCCGGGAGGGTTTGTGTGATTGCTGTTACTGGGAGGTCGAGTGCAGTGGGGACATTTGGGCTGTAGCAGTTTGTTACAAAGGAATTGGGCGTAAAGGGAGAAGTAATGACTGTAGACTTGGCAGCAACCAAAAATCATGGAGATTATCCCGCTATCAACAGAATGTCCATTtcctatataataatatagaaGTCTCAATCCCTGCTGTCTGCTCCtctagaatag GAGTGTATCTGGATCACagagcaggaactctgtccttctacagcgtctctgacacaATGACTCTCCTTCACAGAGTCCAGACCACTTTCACTGAACCCTTATACCCTGCTTTTCTAAATGGAATAGGTTCTTCTGTCATAGGAGAGCTCGGATAA
- the LOC125248327 gene encoding tripartite motif-containing protein 16-like yields MAESAVSQYVDQFSCPVCLDPLKEPVTIPCGHSYCMSCITDCWGQKEQGPPYRCPQCRESFSQRPLLKKNTLIAEMIETLQKTSLQTAAVECDVCTTEKNRAVKSCLQCLASFCQTHLQLHYESPAFMKHKLVEASRNIQENICHSHGKLLEIYCRDDHQCICCLCTDNHNGHSVVSVDSEWTSKKKELNEIKEECQKLIQERERGQQELGEAVKLLKNSALETMEDIEKVFTELICSLEKKRSEIKEQIRAQEKTEIGRAEELHKHLDQELTELRKRQAEIEKLLITEDQIIFLKSCQSVCVLPTFEDVPITQHTRLYFKDISISAFREVLEDVYQQQTAKISQEVSNVHVAKTQNDFLQYFCELHLDPNTANNKLKMSEDNRKISFTYKDQQYPDHPERFDRYVNVLCQEGLCDRCYWEVECSGNNWAVAVCYKGIGRKGRNYDCRLGSNKESWRLSRSQKNVYFTHDKAQVSIPAVCSSRIGVYLDHRAGTLSFYSVSDTMTLLHRVQTTFTEPLYPAFYSGQVSSVRIIEKQSLKYNLSNILKNT; encoded by the exons ATGGCAGAGTCTGCAGTGAGTCAGTATGTGGATCAGTTCAGCTGTCCAGTCTGTTTGGATCCTCTGAAGGAGCCGGTGACgattccctgtggacacagttactgtatgaGCTGTATTACTGACTGCTGGGGCCAGAAGGAGCAGGGGCCGCCGTACCGCTGTCCCCAATGCAGAGAGAGCTTCAGTCAGAGACCTCTACTGAAGAAGAACACTCTGATAGCTGAGATGATCGAGACGCTGCAGAAGACTTCCCTACAAACGGCTGCTGTGGAGTGTGATGTTTGCACTACAGAGAAGAACAGAGCTGTAAAGTCCTGTCTGCAGTGCTTGGCCTCCTTCTGTCAAACTCACCTGCAGCTTCACTATGAATCTCCTGCGTTTATGAAGCACAAACTAGTTGAAGCTTCCAGAAACATTCAGGAGAACATCTGCCACAGTCATGGGAAACTTCTGGAGATTTACTGCCGGGATGATCATCAGTgcatttgttgtttgtgtacagaTAATCATAATGGACACAGTGTGGTGTCTGTGGATTCAGAATGGACTAGTAAAAAG AAAGAGTTGAATGAGATAAAGGAGGAGTGTCAGAAGCTGATCCAGGAGCGAGAGAGAGGTCAGCAGGAACTCGGTGAAGCAGTGAAGCTTCTTAAA AATTCAGCTCTAGAGACCATGGAGGACATTGAGAAggtcttcactgagctcatctgCTCTCTTGAGAAGAAACGCTCTGAGATTAAAGAGCAGATCAGAGCTCAGGAGAAGACTGAGATAGGTCGAGCAGAGGAACTTCACAAACATCTGGATCAAGAGCTGACCGAACTCAGAAAAAGACAAGCAGAGATTGAGAAACTTCTGATTACTGAAGACCAGATCATTTTTCTGAAG AGCTgtcagtctgtgtgtgttttacccACATTTGAAGATGTTCCCATCACTCAACACACTCGTCTGTATTTTAAAGACATCTCAATCTCAGCATTCAGAGAGGTTTTGGAGGATGTCTATCAACAGCAAACAGCTAAAATATCACAAGAAG TGTCAAATGTCCATGTTGCAAAGACCCAAAatgattttttgcagt ATTTCTGTGAACTTCACTTGGATCCAAACACTGCAAACAATAAACTCAAAATGTCTGAAGACAACAGGAAAATATCATTTACATATAAAGACCAACAGTATCCTGATCACCCAGAGCGATTTGATAGATATGTGAATGTCTTGTGTCAAGAGGGTTTGTGTGatcgctgttactgggaggtcGAGTGCAGTGGGAACAATTGGGCTGTAGCAGTTTGTTACAAAGGAATTGGACGTAAAGGAAGAAATTATGACTGTAGACTTGGCTCCAACAAAGAATCCTGGAGATTGTCCCGCTCTCAAAAGAACGTCTATTTCACACATGATAAAGCCCAAGTCTCAATCCCTGCTGTCTGCTCCtctagaataggagtgtatctGGATCACagagcaggaactctgtccttctacagcgtctctgacacaATGACTCTCCTTCACAGAGTCCAGACCACTTTCACTGAACCCTTATACCCTGCTTTTTATTCTGGACAAGTTTCATCAGTCAGGATCATAGAAAAGCAGAGCTTAAAATATAATCTAtctaatatattaaaaaatacataa
- the LOC125248334 gene encoding tripartite motif-containing protein 16-like, translating into MMETLQKTSLQTAAVECDVCTTEKNRAVKSCLQCLASFCQTHLQLHYESPAFMKHKLVEASRNIQENICLSHGNLQEIYCQYDRQCICCLCVTDNHKNHNVVSMGSEWTSKKIELKKIKVACQKLIQERERVQQEISEAVKSFKSSALETMEDIEKVFTELICSLEKKRSEIKEQIRAQEKTEIDRAEELHKHLDQELTELRKRQAEIEKLLNTDDQIHCVKSFQSVCVLPSFEDVPSFTQHTRLSFKDISISAFKEVLEDIYQQQTARISREVSNVHVTNPPEPKTQNDFLQYFCELHLDLNTANKNLKLSEESGKISCSDKVYRYHDHPERFDEFPYILCREGLYGRCYWEVECSGKNWAVAVCYKGIGRKGRSDESKLGLNKISWRLGYYLQNFSFIHDKAQVRVPVVSRIGVYLDYRAGTLSFYSVSDTMTLLHRVQTTFTEPLYPAFFAALSSSVRIIEHRKV; encoded by the exons ATGATGGAGACGCTGCAGAAGACGTCCCTACAAACGGCTGCTGTGGAGTGTGATGTTTGCACTACAGAGAAGAACAGAGCTGTAAAGTCCTGTCTGCAGTGCTTGGCCTCCTTCTGTCAAACTCACCTGCAGCTTCACTATGAATCTCCTGCGTTTATGAAGCACAAACTAGTTGAAGCTTCCAGAAACATTCAGGAGAACATCTGCCTCAGTCATGGGAATCTTCAGGAGATTTACTGCCAGTATGATCGTCAGTGcatttgttgtttgtgtgtgacTGACAATCATAAAAACCACAATGTGGTGTCTATGGGTTCAGAATGGACTAGTAAAAAG ATagagttaaagaagataaaggTGGCGTGTCAGAAGCTGATCCAGGAGCGAGAGAGAGTTCAGCAGGAAATTAGTGAAGCTGTGAAGTCTTTTAAA AGTTCAGCACTAGAGACCATGGAGGACATTGAGAAggtcttcactgagctcatctgCTCTCTTGAGAAGAAACGCTCTGAGATTAAAGAGCAGATCAGAGCTCAGGAGAAGACTGAGATAGATCGAGCAGAGGAACTTCACAAACATCTGGATCAAGAGCTGACAGAACTCAGAAAAAGACAAGCAGAGATTGAGAAACTTCTGAATACTGATGATCAGATCCATTGTGTGAAG AGCTttcagtctgtgtgtgttttacctTCATTTGAAGACGTTCCCAGCTTCACTCAACACACTCGTCtgtcttttaaagacatttcaaTCTCAGCATTTAAGGAGGTTTTGGAGGACATCTATCAACAACAAACAGCCAGAATATCACGAGAAG TGTCAAATGTCCATGTTACAAATCCTCCAGAACCAAAGACGCAAAatgattttttgcagt ATTTCTGTGAACTTCACCTGGATCTAAACACTGCAAACAAAAACCTCAAACTGTCAGAAGAGAGCGGAAAAATATCATGCTCTGATAAAGTTTATCGATATCATGATCACCCAGAGCGATTTGATGAGTTTCCCTACATCTTGTGTCGAGAGGGTTTGTACGgtcgctgttactgggaggtgGAGTGCAGTGGCAAAAATTGGGCTGTAGCAGTTTGTTACAAAGGAATTGGACGTAAAGGAAGAAGTGATGAATCCAAACTTGGGTTGAACAAAATATCTTGGAGATTGGGCTATTATCTGcagaatttcagtttcattcatGATAAAGCACAGGTCCGTGTCCCTGTTGTCtctagaataggagtgtatctGGATTACagagcaggaactctgtccttctacagcgtctctgacacaATGACTCTCCTTCACAGAGTCCAGACCACTTTCACTGAACCCTTATACCCTGCTTTTTTTGCTGCGCTGAGTTCGTCTGTCAGAATCATAGAGCATAGGAAAGTTTAA
- the LOC125248329 gene encoding tripartite motif-containing protein 16-like, which produces MADSVASQYADQFSCPVCLDGLKEPVTIPCGHSYCMSCITDCWGQKEQGPPYHCPQCRESFSQRPLLKKNTLIAEMMAKLQKTSLQTAAVECDVCTTEKNRAVKSCLQCLASFCQTHLQPHYESPAFMKHKLVQASRNIQENICLSHGKLLEIYCQDDHQCICCLCTDNHKGHSVVSVDSEWTSKKKEIKEIKEECQKLIQERERGQLDLVEAVKLLTSSALETMEDVEEVFIELICSLEKKRSEIKEQIRAQEKTEIDRAEELHKHLDQELTELRKRQTKIEKLLISDDQVHCLKSCQSVCVLPTFEDSFTQHSHLSFKDISLSMFKEVLEDVCQQQTDRISREVSNVYVANPPEPKTQNDFLQYSFELHLDLNTAHKHLKLTEENRKISASDKAQQYPDQPERFNERPYILSRQGLYGRCYWEVECSGDEWAVGVCYKGIGRKGSSDYCALGFNKKSWRLGYYQHHFGFIHAKIKVRIPAASRIGVYLDHRAGTLSFYSVSDTMTLLHRVQTTFTEPLYPAFRVGGDSSIWIIEHKKRPIIKT; this is translated from the exons ATGGCAGATTCTGTAGCGAGTCAGTATGCAGATCAGTTCAGCTGTCCAGTCTGTTTGGATGGGCTGAAGGAGCCGGTGACgattccctgtggacacagttactgtatgaGCTGTATTACTGACTGCTGGGGCCAGAAGGAGCAGGGGCCACCGTACCACTGTCCCCAATGCAGAGAGAGCTTCAGTCAGAGACCTCTACTGAAGAAGAACACTCTGATAGCTGAGATGATGGCGAAGCTGCAGAAGACGTCCCTACAAACGGCTGCTGTGGAGTGTGATGTTTGCACTACAGAGAAGAACAGAGCTGTAAAGTCCTGTCTGCAGTGCTTGGCTTCCTTCTGTCAAACTCACCTGCAGCCTCACTATGAATCTCCTGCGTTTATGAAGCACAAACTAGTCCAAGCTTCCAGAAACATTCAGGAGAACATCTGCCTTAGTCATGGGAAACTTCTGGAGATTTATTGTCAGGATGATCATCAGTgcatttgttgtttgtgtactGACAATCACAAAGGACACAGTGTGGTGTCTGTGGATTCAGAATGGACTAGTAAAAAG AAAGAGATAAAGGAGATAAAAGAGGAGTGTCAGAAGCTGATCCAGGAGCGAGAGAGAGGTCAGCTGGACCTCGTTGAAGCGGTGAAGCTTCTTACA AGTTCAGCGCTAGAGACCATGGAGGATGTTGAGGAGGTTTTCATTGAGCTCATCTGCTCCCTTGAGAAGAAACGCTCTGAGATTAAAGAGCAGATCAGAGCTCAGGAGAAGACTGAAATAGATCGAGCAGAGGAACTTCACAAACATCTGGATCAAGAGCTGACAGAACTCAGAAAAAGACAAACTAAGATTGAGAAACTTCTGATTTCTGATGATCAGGTCCATTGTCTGAAG AGCTgtcagtctgtgtgtgttttacccACATTTGAAGACAGCTTCACTCAACACTCTCATCtgtcttttaaagacatttcacTCTCAATGTTTAAGGAGGTTTTGGAGGACGTCTGTCAACAGCAAACGGACAGAATATCCAGAGAAG TGTCAAATGTCTACGTTGCAAATCCTCCAGAACCAAAGACACAGAatgattttttgcagt ATTCCTTTGAACTTCACCTGGATCTAAATACAGCACACAAACACCTCAAACTGACAGAAGAGAACAGGAAAATATCAGCTTCAGATAAAGCTCAGCAATATCCTGATCAACCTGAGCGATTTAATGAACGTCCCTACATCTTGTCTAGACAGGGTTTGTACGgtcgctgttactgggaggtcGAGTGCAGTGGGGATGAATGGGCTGTAGGAGTTTGTTATAAGGGAATTGGACGTAAAGGAAGTTCTGATTACTGTGCACTTGGTTTCAACAAAAAATCATGGAGATTGGGCTATTATCAGCATCATTTCGGTTTCATACATGCTAAAATAAAGGTCCGTATCCCTGCTGCCtctagaataggagtgtatctGGATCACagagcaggaactctgtccttctacagcgtctctgacacaATGAC